The following proteins are co-located in the Paenibacillus sp. FSL H8-0079 genome:
- a CDS encoding glycoside hydrolase family 30 beta sandwich domain-containing protein has translation MSIGWREHPKRWIILLIAVCCVGAGIWLILNRNEQSIPPPIADKQTAAEVWLTTGDQQNLLTPQKSIPITDHHNVETSSSDSAMQESDTSSSEFTIQIDPDKTYQTMDGFGAAMTGSSAHLINQLPEEQQEQLLKEMFSTEGLNMDMVRHTIGASDYSVDESGVASSYTYDDIESGTDYEMEQFSIEKDQEVVNMLERVAGLKPDLKVLGTPWTAPAWMKYGEKTTNGWYLDYNDPQVYEAYARYFVKYIEAYQAKGIPIYGITLQNEPEFTSDKYPSMSMGAEEQARFIRDYLGPALQDAGLDTRIIAYDHNWDQAVEYTSEVLGDEQAADYIDGSAFHCYAGDPSAMSEVHDRFPDKHIYFTECSGGEWSPDFGENLSWQMSNLIIGAPRNWAKNVLLWNIALNPQGGPTNGGCENCRGVVTIDPERDEITRNVEYYALGHISRYVRPGAVRIESSQEHGQIENVAFHNPDGTIVLVAANTGEVEVSFDVVMDRDSFQYVLPSKSAATFRWNSKTGVER, from the coding sequence ATGAGCATAGGCTGGCGAGAGCATCCCAAACGATGGATCATCCTGTTAATCGCTGTTTGTTGTGTCGGTGCAGGAATTTGGCTTATCCTCAACCGAAATGAACAATCCATTCCTCCACCGATTGCGGACAAGCAGACAGCGGCCGAAGTCTGGTTAACGACGGGAGATCAGCAAAATCTGCTTACACCACAGAAGTCTATTCCAATTACAGACCACCATAATGTAGAAACAAGTTCTTCAGATTCTGCAATGCAGGAGTCAGACACGTCTTCGTCCGAGTTTACCATACAGATTGACCCGGACAAGACATATCAGACCATGGATGGTTTTGGCGCAGCGATGACGGGTTCGTCGGCACATCTGATTAATCAGCTTCCGGAGGAGCAGCAAGAACAACTACTCAAGGAGATGTTCTCGACGGAAGGCTTGAACATGGATATGGTGCGTCATACGATTGGTGCCTCCGATTATTCGGTAGATGAATCAGGTGTGGCTTCAAGTTATACCTATGATGATATCGAGTCCGGCACGGATTATGAGATGGAACAATTTTCGATCGAGAAGGATCAGGAAGTCGTGAATATGCTGGAGCGTGTAGCTGGTTTGAAACCGGATCTTAAAGTGCTGGGCACACCGTGGACGGCCCCGGCCTGGATGAAATATGGGGAGAAGACCACTAACGGCTGGTATCTGGATTATAACGATCCCCAGGTGTATGAAGCGTACGCGAGATATTTTGTAAAATATATTGAAGCTTATCAGGCAAAGGGCATTCCCATCTACGGGATTACGTTGCAAAATGAACCGGAGTTCACCTCGGATAAATATCCGAGTATGAGTATGGGCGCCGAAGAACAAGCCAGGTTCATTCGGGATTACCTCGGCCCGGCGCTACAAGATGCGGGACTTGATACGCGAATCATCGCTTATGATCATAACTGGGATCAGGCGGTCGAATATACCAGCGAGGTGCTTGGTGATGAGCAGGCTGCTGATTATATCGATGGATCTGCTTTCCACTGTTATGCAGGTGATCCATCTGCCATGTCGGAAGTGCATGATCGCTTCCCGGACAAACATATTTATTTTACCGAATGTAGTGGTGGGGAGTGGAGTCCTGATTTTGGCGAGAATCTGAGTTGGCAGATGTCCAATCTCATCATTGGTGCGCCGCGCAACTGGGCGAAGAATGTGCTGCTCTGGAACATTGCACTCAATCCGCAAGGTGGTCCCACGAACGGTGGCTGTGAGAACTGCCGTGGGGTTGTGACGATTGACCCGGAGCGTGATGAAATCACTAGAAATGTCGAGTATTATGCACTGGGCCACATCAGTCGTTATGTACGTCCGGGAGCCGTAAGGATCGAGTCCTCACAGGAGCATGGCCAGATCGAGAATGTAGCTTTCCACAATCCGGATGGAACGATCGTGCTGGTTGCAGCTAACACGGGTGAGGTAGAAGTTTCCTTTGATGTAGTTATGGACAGAGATTCGTTTCAATATGTACTGCCTTCCAAATCGGCAGCAACCTTCCGTTGGAACTCAAAAACGGGAGTAGAACGTTGA
- a CDS encoding WXG100 family type VII secretion target, with protein sequence MTQIKVTPEQLETVSGQFAQAHQQLSGFMSALDSKMSVMRSNWDGMERERFYNDYSTAQGTMKSVLELVLSIQSELKKIAERFRTTDEDAVNKALMAALTAAQTLTTMGKQKGDGIGKTSGPPKNMDEWDEKDAEKYQNYEEMLKKAEEVGDEELAQQIQASMNIIRLQYEDVIYQTDPNTGKTVKITEDSIVGTYQVKSDKGETTTISLDKQGNVVDYSKDTEKYKYSEQTHTTSQGEHLFGKVAQTATGYGIGLLLTSKTGSAFTEHATGLGSSFVADKFLFSVPEEGETRTMIYRTNKDTGKMENMIVVTRGDNDIEYTPWRDYY encoded by the coding sequence ATGACACAGATCAAGGTGACACCGGAACAACTGGAGACGGTCAGTGGGCAGTTTGCTCAGGCGCATCAGCAATTATCGGGCTTCATGTCCGCGCTGGATAGCAAGATGAGTGTCATGCGCAGCAACTGGGATGGCATGGAGCGGGAGCGTTTTTATAACGATTATTCAACAGCTCAAGGCACGATGAAATCTGTTCTGGAACTGGTTCTGTCCATTCAATCGGAGCTTAAGAAAATTGCCGAGCGTTTCCGTACAACGGATGAAGATGCGGTGAACAAGGCGCTTATGGCGGCTTTGACCGCAGCACAGACGCTTACAACCATGGGTAAACAAAAAGGCGATGGTATAGGCAAAACGTCAGGCCCACCAAAGAACATGGATGAATGGGATGAGAAGGATGCCGAGAAGTACCAAAACTATGAGGAAATGCTGAAGAAAGCCGAAGAGGTGGGTGATGAAGAACTGGCGCAGCAGATTCAGGCCAGCATGAACATCATTCGGCTTCAGTATGAAGATGTAATCTATCAGACTGACCCCAATACGGGCAAGACGGTGAAAATTACCGAGGATTCCATCGTGGGTACGTATCAGGTGAAAAGCGACAAGGGTGAAACGACCACCATCAGTCTGGATAAACAGGGCAATGTGGTGGACTATAGCAAGGATACGGAAAAGTATAAGTATTCGGAGCAAACGCACACGACCAGTCAAGGAGAGCATCTCTTTGGCAAAGTGGCACAAACGGCTACAGGCTACGGCATTGGTCTGCTGCTCACAAGCAAGACGGGCTCTGCCTTTACAGAACATGCCACTGGACTTGGTTCTTCCTTCGTTGCGGACAAGTTCCTGTTCTCTGTGCCGGAAGAAGGTGAGACACGTACGATGATCTACCGGACCAATAAGGATACGGGCAAAATGGAGAATATGATTGTGGTCACGCGCGGCGACAACGATATTGAATATACTCCGTGGCGTGATTACTATTAA
- a CDS encoding formate/nitrite transporter family protein translates to METEALRNVEQLALKKHKIYKQSLIRYLARSMLASMFIGFGVIVAFKTGNFFYMEQSPFTYPMAAITFGAAIILIAYGGGDLFTGNTFYYTYAALRKKLRWFEVIKLWIASYSGNLMGAAVFALLIYLTGLFDSSQVNGFLLSVVEHKMEVPTMQLFFRGILCNWLVCMAFFVPMFMKENGAKMFAMMLFVFCFFISGYEHSIANMCTFAIALVLNHPGTISFEGVIHNLVPVTLGNLVGGVLLMGFMYYAVNKPFLDEETH, encoded by the coding sequence ATGGAAACGGAAGCTCTACGCAATGTGGAACAACTAGCTTTGAAGAAACACAAGATTTACAAACAAAGCTTAATCAGATACCTTGCACGCTCCATGCTGGCCAGTATGTTTATCGGATTCGGCGTCATCGTGGCGTTTAAGACAGGTAACTTCTTTTATATGGAACAGTCCCCGTTCACCTATCCGATGGCAGCAATTACGTTTGGTGCGGCTATCATCCTGATCGCCTATGGTGGCGGTGATCTGTTCACAGGAAATACCTTCTATTACACGTATGCGGCGCTGCGCAAGAAGCTGCGTTGGTTTGAAGTCATCAAGCTGTGGATTGCGAGTTATAGCGGTAACCTGATGGGTGCAGCCGTGTTTGCCCTGTTAATTTACCTGACGGGATTATTCGACTCATCTCAGGTGAATGGGTTTCTGTTAAGCGTGGTGGAGCACAAGATGGAAGTTCCGACCATGCAGCTCTTTTTCCGGGGAATCCTGTGTAACTGGCTCGTATGTATGGCGTTCTTTGTCCCGATGTTCATGAAGGAGAATGGAGCCAAAATGTTCGCCATGATGCTCTTTGTGTTCTGCTTCTTCATCTCGGGATATGAGCACAGCATTGCCAATATGTGTACGTTCGCGATTGCACTCGTGCTGAACCATCCGGGGACAATCTCATTTGAAGGTGTGATTCACAACCTGGTTCCCGTGACGTTGGGCAATCTGGTGGGCGGTGTGCTGCTGATGGGCTTTATGTATTATGCGGTGAACAAACCGTTTCTGGATGAAGAGACGCATTAA
- a CDS encoding glycoside hydrolase family 3 C-terminal domain-containing protein — protein MNRRLNLIFLKRWFMLLIIVAVAAMPLHAFAAEAESGADRPWMNKSLSAEERTELLLKEMTLEEKVGFVTGKVNNYYGFYNDGLERLGIPALQMADGPAGVRVANPDVQDKKSTALPAPIALAASWDTNLAKKYGDLIGQEAHDTTHNVVLGPGLDIARTPWGSRNFESLGEDPLLASGMGAAYVNGIQSNPVIATAKHYILNNQETERFTTNATASERAIQEVYARPFQAMVEKADLGSAMCSFNQVNGTYACENKEMLTDVLRDQFGFEGFVMSDYGANFSTAKSANAGLDLETPGEPYGKWGDKLLEAVNNGEVSEQTIDEKVRRILLQMFDKGLFDNPVTNTQINAKKDGKQAREIAEESMVLLQNNDNTLPLSKKNVKSIAVIGPDADNASAAGGGSSLVNPTYTVSPLQGIRNRAGNGVDVKYAAGTDPISAGDAFNGPSAVPSTLLSPGDAQESERDYGTDRAEYGLRAEYWTNKDMEGNPSLVRTDNQVNMNLGFYNYEGFNAQSSKLPVTPTKFNAKMSARWTGAITAPQTGEYKLSLTSLGSAKLYVDDELLVDNQGETLSTTKKEITFKEGESHNIRIEYRTDFPVQSNHDMGAQVRFGWEAPEDAVDIKMQKAVDLAKKSDVAVVVTRTYDSEGYVDRSDLELPNNQEQLIRKVAAANPKTIVVQMSGRAVEMDSWQKEVPSIVQAWYAGQEQGNAVARVLFGDVNPSGKLPVTFPSDDSQTPVSTAEQFPGVNGVGNYSEGIFVGYKGYDKEGMTPAFAFGHGLSYTDFNYRNLHVKNTGKGDKETVEVSLNLRNTGKVAGAEVVQVYVGNLPTKVETPEKQLAGWAKVDLKAGKQQRVNIQLDRSALSYWDEASHEWVMPKGKVQVYVGSASDDIRLTGSVNFGSKSGK, from the coding sequence ATGAACAGAAGACTCAATCTGATTTTCCTCAAACGATGGTTTATGTTATTAATCATCGTGGCGGTTGCGGCTATGCCGCTACACGCCTTCGCCGCGGAGGCGGAATCCGGGGCTGATCGGCCTTGGATGAACAAATCCTTGTCTGCGGAGGAACGCACCGAGCTGCTGCTCAAGGAGATGACGCTGGAGGAGAAAGTTGGATTCGTAACCGGTAAAGTAAATAACTATTATGGTTTCTATAATGATGGATTGGAGCGCCTCGGCATTCCGGCATTACAGATGGCAGACGGACCTGCAGGGGTACGTGTGGCTAACCCGGATGTGCAGGACAAAAAGTCCACGGCATTGCCTGCGCCCATCGCGCTTGCCGCTTCCTGGGATACCAATCTGGCCAAGAAATATGGTGATCTGATCGGTCAGGAAGCACATGATACAACACATAATGTAGTGCTCGGCCCTGGGCTGGATATTGCACGTACACCATGGGGTTCCCGGAACTTCGAATCGCTGGGGGAAGATCCGCTACTGGCTTCCGGCATGGGTGCAGCGTATGTGAACGGGATTCAAAGTAATCCGGTAATCGCTACGGCGAAGCACTATATCCTGAACAACCAGGAGACGGAACGTTTCACGACCAATGCAACAGCCAGCGAACGTGCCATTCAGGAAGTCTATGCACGTCCGTTCCAGGCGATGGTCGAAAAAGCGGATCTCGGTTCGGCAATGTGTTCATTTAACCAGGTGAACGGTACATATGCTTGTGAGAACAAGGAGATGCTGACGGATGTCCTTAGGGATCAGTTTGGCTTCGAAGGGTTCGTCATGAGTGACTACGGTGCAAACTTCAGCACAGCCAAATCCGCCAATGCGGGTCTGGATCTGGAGACACCTGGAGAGCCTTACGGTAAATGGGGAGACAAGTTGCTGGAAGCCGTGAACAATGGCGAAGTCAGCGAGCAAACTATTGATGAGAAGGTTAGACGCATTTTGCTTCAAATGTTCGATAAAGGGCTGTTCGATAACCCTGTAACGAATACACAAATCAATGCCAAGAAAGACGGCAAACAGGCACGTGAAATTGCAGAAGAGAGCATGGTTCTTTTGCAAAACAACGATAATACGCTGCCGCTTTCCAAGAAAAATGTGAAATCGATCGCTGTCATCGGACCGGATGCAGATAATGCATCTGCTGCTGGTGGAGGTAGCAGTCTGGTTAATCCGACGTATACCGTAAGTCCACTGCAAGGCATTCGTAACCGTGCCGGTAACGGTGTGGATGTAAAATATGCAGCTGGAACCGATCCAATCTCCGCAGGAGATGCATTTAATGGACCATCCGCCGTACCTTCCACTCTGTTATCGCCAGGGGATGCTCAGGAAAGTGAAAGAGACTATGGTACAGATCGTGCGGAATACGGTCTGCGTGCTGAATACTGGACGAATAAAGATATGGAGGGTAACCCTTCGCTGGTTCGTACAGATAATCAGGTCAACATGAATCTTGGATTCTACAACTATGAAGGTTTTAATGCACAATCTTCCAAGCTTCCGGTGACACCAACGAAGTTCAATGCCAAGATGTCTGCTCGTTGGACAGGGGCAATTACAGCGCCTCAAACGGGTGAATATAAGCTGTCCCTGACCAGTCTCGGTTCTGCGAAACTGTATGTGGATGATGAGTTACTCGTAGACAATCAAGGTGAAACATTGAGTACAACGAAGAAAGAAATCACGTTCAAAGAAGGCGAGTCCCACAATATTCGGATTGAGTATCGTACGGATTTCCCGGTACAGTCCAATCATGATATGGGCGCACAGGTTCGTTTTGGCTGGGAAGCTCCAGAAGACGCTGTTGATATCAAAATGCAAAAAGCAGTCGATCTGGCGAAAAAATCCGATGTTGCCGTTGTGGTAACACGTACGTATGACAGTGAAGGTTATGTAGACCGTTCCGATCTGGAACTGCCGAATAACCAGGAACAGCTGATCCGCAAAGTAGCGGCAGCCAATCCGAAAACGATCGTAGTGCAAATGAGTGGTCGTGCTGTCGAGATGGACTCCTGGCAAAAAGAAGTGCCATCCATCGTTCAAGCTTGGTACGCAGGTCAGGAACAAGGTAATGCAGTGGCACGTGTGCTGTTTGGTGATGTGAATCCATCTGGTAAGTTGCCGGTGACGTTCCCATCAGATGATTCCCAGACCCCGGTATCCACTGCGGAACAATTCCCAGGTGTGAATGGGGTGGGTAACTACTCCGAGGGTATCTTTGTAGGGTACAAAGGATATGACAAAGAAGGCATGACACCGGCGTTCGCCTTTGGACACGGACTGTCGTATACCGATTTTAATTATCGTAATCTGCATGTGAAAAACACAGGTAAAGGCGATAAGGAAACTGTAGAAGTATCCCTGAACCTGCGCAATACCGGTAAGGTTGCCGGTGCAGAAGTCGTACAGGTCTATGTAGGCAATCTGCCAACCAAAGTGGAGACACCAGAGAAACAACTTGCTGGCTGGGCGAAGGTCGATCTGAAAGCAGGCAAGCAACAACGGGTTAACATTCAACTGGATCGCAGCGCATTGTCCTATTGGGATGAAGCATCCCATGAATGGGTAATGCCGAAGGGTAAAGTTCAAGTGTATGTTGGCAGTGCATCGGATGATATCCGTCTGACAGGCAGTGTGAATTTCGGAAGTAAGTCCGGTAAATAA
- a CDS encoding MerR family transcriptional regulator, which yields MTYSISEVAKKLDLTVYTLRYYDKEGLMPFVERTTSGTRLFKDSNIDFLKIIQCLKLTGMTIKDIKNFVMFTERKAIVEGKMEELQRTMEVFEHKCSYYETALEAGTEEIHEIKRIENALTN from the coding sequence ATGACATATTCAATCAGTGAAGTTGCTAAAAAATTAGACCTCACGGTATATACATTGCGTTACTACGACAAGGAAGGACTCATGCCTTTTGTAGAACGTACCACGAGCGGAACACGCTTGTTCAAAGACTCCAACATTGACTTTCTGAAGATCATTCAATGTCTGAAACTCACTGGGATGACTATTAAAGACATTAAGAATTTCGTTATGTTTACGGAGCGAAAAGCTATTGTGGAAGGAAAAATGGAGGAACTACAAAGAACCATGGAAGTCTTTGAGCACAAATGTTCATACTACGAAACTGCTTTGGAAGCTGGAACCGAAGAGATTCACGAAATTAAACGGATAGAAAATGCTCTCACCAATTGA